One window of the Triticum dicoccoides isolate Atlit2015 ecotype Zavitan chromosome 3B, WEW_v2.0, whole genome shotgun sequence genome contains the following:
- the LOC119278715 gene encoding probable disease resistance protein At1g15890: MAAHAPAPAPAGPTPGQLLGAVVNPPVALGLLVANKIWDPLADYIGYPCDRERRIDDHKQAVLRVIAMKDDFLLIGPCPPSLQSRHWIKCVEQLEKTFSEIQEKYLRGGYFNTCSCAREAIKETKRAEELAGQYKDLCIDIKARLLPVNVSQWEDLSLVTNSYKDLVIKFINDTSGKARLLGIWGMAGIGKSTLLRQVSKSRSEFISDGDDLIVLIVDTGSDYSVAKVQKCLIGLLGVTVAADVTEAGVALAISNRLRGMRFLVMFDDLSGPINLARIGIPDAPPASLKCQKVVFTTQKQAVCASMGADETIHMVCPSEIEAEKLFNHAVGADILKDKRISSLSRTIINECGRLPEALWKVGRSLSIKEKPEEWEFAVELLRLSKLSMVTYENDDLIDRLRVNYNDLEENMKNCFLVCSLWSQDANIPINDLIQWWRGMNLLDELNGHAEGYAYVRMLLQLSLLERGENTATSNEDSHVRMNPMMHKVVKQILNARGVTWAPNSSWRPPLTENSWLTAQIVWASQRDVQILSRKKFWTKKLLSNLNVLIARWSITFERCQFEGITFLDMKEVRLGAFPYAICSMVKLQYLN; encoded by the exons ATGGCGGCACACGCTCCAGCGCCTGCCCCTGCGGG ACCAACACCGGGACAATTGTTAGGAGCTGTCGTTAATCCACCTGTTGCTCTTGGTCTTCTTGTCGCTAATAAAATCTGGGATCCGCTTGCCGATTACATTGGATACCCCTGTGACCGCGAGCGTCGCATCGATGACCACAAACAAGCAGTGCTGAGGGTGATAGCGATGAAGGATGATTTTCTTCTTATAGGGCCATGTCCCCCATCTCTTCAGTCAAGGCACTGGATCAAATGTgttgaacaattggagaagacatttTCAGAAATCCAGGAAAAGTATCTCAGGGGCGGTTACTTCAACACATGCTCGTGTGCTAGAGAAGCCATCAAAGAAACGAAGCGGGCTGAAGAACTTGCAGGTCAGTACAAAGACCTCTGCATAGACATAAAAGCTAGACTACTCCCTGTCAATGTGTCACAGTGGGAAGATTTGTCCCTTGTTACTAATTCATACAAGGATTTGGTGATTAAGTTCATCAATGACACAAGTGGAAAGGCCAGGTTGCTGGGCATCTGGGGTATGGCGGGTATTGGAAAGTCTACTTTGTTGAGACAGGTTTCAAAGTCCCGCTCTGAGTTCATTTCTGACGGGGATGATTTGATTGTGTTAATTGTTGACACTGGTTCAGACTACTCAGTTGCTAAGGTGCAGAAGTGTCTGATTGGACTTCTAGGAGTAACAGTAGCAGCTGATGTTACTGAAGCTGGTGTTGCGCTGGCTATTTCTAACCGTCTCAGGGGGATGCGCTTTCTGGTCATGTTTGATGATCTTTCTGGTCCTATCAACCTTGCTCGAATTGGCATACCAGATGCCCCTCCAGCTAGTCTTAAATGCCAGAAAGTTGTGTTCACTACACAAAAACAAGCAGTCTGTGCGTCAATGGGTGCTGATGAAACCATACACATGGTTTGTCCAAGCGAGATAGAGGCAGAAAAACTGTTCAATCATGCCGTGGGAGCAGACATTCTCAAAGATAAAAGGATATCTTCCCTTTCTCGAACG ATCATAAATGAATGCGGACGTCTGCCTGAAGCACTTTGGAAAGTTGGCCGGTCTCTATCGATAAAAGAGAAACCTGAGGAATGGGAGTTTGCGGTGGAGCTGTTGAGGCTGTCAAAATTATCCATGGTCACATATGAGAATGACGATCTCATTGACCGATTGAGGGTGAACTACAATGACTTGGAGGAGAATATGAAAAATTGTTTCCTTGTATGCTCGTTGTGGAGTCAGGATGCAAATATTCCAATCAATGACTTGATCCAGTGGTGGAGAGGCATGAACCTTTTAGATGAGCTCAATGGGCATGCCGAAGGATATGCCTATGTCAGGATGCTCCTGCAGTTGTCGCTATTGGAGAGAGGCGAGAATACTGCTACATCAAATGAAGATAGTCATGTCAGAATGAACCCTATGATGCATAAGGTGGTTAAGCAGATTTTGAATGCTCGTGGAGTAACTTGGGCCCCCAACTCATCTTGGAGACCTCCATTAACTGAGAACAGTTGGCTAACAGCACAGATTGTTTGGGCATCACAGAGAGACGTGCAAATCCTGAGCAGAAAAAAGTTCTGGACAAAGAAATTATTGTCTAATCTCAATGTGCTAATTGCTCGATGGTCAATCACCTTTGAGCGTTGTCAGTTTGAAGGGATTACATTTCTTGACATGAAAGAGGTGAGACTAGGAGCTTTTCCTTATGCAATATGTTCGATGGTCAAGTTACAATACTTGAACTAA